A region from the Vanessa tameamea isolate UH-Manoa-2023 chromosome 3, ilVanTame1 primary haplotype, whole genome shotgun sequence genome encodes:
- the LOC113397372 gene encoding roundabout homolog 2-like, protein MDTLAVVTSLLGLFCLGPVNGGLSDDYMSSGEAPYIIEQPLDVTVARHQPATLNCRAGGSPAPSIRWYKGGVLVVSDTHRSLLPAGGLFFLRATHGRAHSDAGVYWCEATNPYGTARSRNATLHVAVLREEFRLEPVTTQTAQGETVILECSPPRGSPEPMVYWKKNGQILHFDGDSRMHLVDGGSLVIQDARQTDAGRYQCIARNAAGTRESAIATLKIHIKPYLIAGPEDVVAQTSGSVTFQCRVGGDPLPDVLWRRTAGGGNMPLGRVKVLDDRSLRLDNVVLADEGEYTCEADNAVGAVSASGYLTVHDPPSVILKPSSVIIESGSTATFTCTSTGKPEPTMFWSLEGNRTVILPGTSRGKYHASKILDGVTVFTVNNTNKNDSGNTIVCSAVNFAGSSFVRGKLTVTSDDDRPPPIITSGPSNQTLPIKSMAIFPCAAIGTPEPIIAWYFEGKALIQNQRRNISNDGTLILRDLDKVDSGTYTCVASSQHGKYVWSGVLLVDSPTNPNIHFFRAADTSALPGPPTKPQIYNITDTSITITWNQNNKIGSSSILGYQVEMFSRETLSGNNTPRNSRGWVVVSKRVHQTHYIVKSLIPGITYMFIIRAENSHGLSGPSPTSEAVTVGEDTNLLWEGGIFSNNTEFKKNIMTDNIVELIEATPIDSKTIKLMWEILNFFYLEGLFIYFRPLDNKTIEYEMKTILHSNDVSGYELTSLRKYMKYEFFLVPFYKKFEGKPSNSKIAQTLDDVPDGPPTNIEMFIYNTTTVHLKWQPPEPNLQNGVIIGYNVVLNWLDIPANKSMVAINTTVHQATSLIMTNLTSGVSYSVQIAAETIVGLGPFSQKVYLNIDSRSVGLDPLSRYPGNGEVSIVAGDFVMETWFYFLIGAIVLFKIVMIGGIIYVRRHNIFAKKSALPNIYDSNGTSLVTQMNIKAAVSLSHPLSSCYNKNTVTKTESLLWMENQPGLCMSGSQSNHSKDKANSEYDKVAQQLPEYAEVTASRVNGNEWNTSKTAISPAAYASVTLVANTRQCVSSLGWFPPGTKNVDNFDNRYAPDEELYPASNGGYYNRNVYSEKYFQGHPNVLKFYDLPSLDKTQKAQIRYNQSLEERKGDKNIKTDVTQSLIGRSYGVSSRKNSQSETTYRAFGEEESDDENYGDDGGYDELQAMQPQRQRPKHQYERPNFDNDATRTLARLTSFKHGQNVLSGTQGLHAPVPPPPAPHPRVDSVTR, encoded by the exons ATGGATACTCTGGCTGTGGTGACCTCTCTCCTGGGACTTTTCTGTCTTG gtCCAGTGAACGGAGGCTTAAGTGATGATTATATGAGCAGTGGAGAAGCGCCCTATATAATAGAACAGCCTCTTGATGTGACAGTTGCTAGACACCAACCAGCAACTTTAAACTGTCGAGCTGGTGGTTCACCAGCTCCATCAATTAGATGGTACAAAGGCGGAGTTCTGGTAGTATCTGATACACATAGAAGCCTTCTACCAGCTGGTGGATTGTTCTTCTTACGAGCGACCCATGGTAGGGCCCATTCAGATGCTGGTGTTTATTGGTGCGAAGCTACCAATCCATATGGAACAGCTAGAAGTCGAAATGCAACTTTGCACGTTGctg tgctTCGCGAAGAATTTCGTTTGGAACCAGTGACAACACAGACTGCCCAAGGAGAAACAGTGATATTAGAATGTTCACCACCACGGGGTTCACCCGAGCCAATGGTTTATTGGAAGAAGAATGGTCAAATTTTACACTTTGATGGAGATTCTAG AATGCACTTAGTAGACGGAGGTAGTCTCGTAATACAAGACGCGAGGCAAACTGACGCTGGCAGATATCAGTGTATTGCAAGGAATGCAGCTGGCACTAGAGAATCTGCGATTGCTACGCTTAAAATACATA TTAAACCATATTTAATTGCGGGGCCGGAGGACGTTGTAGCACAAACTAGTGGGAGTGTTACCTTTCAATGTAGAGTGGGTGGTGACCCCCTCCCTGATGTACTATGGAGAAGGACAGCCGGCGGTGGTAACATGCCACTCGGCCGTGTCAAAGTCCTTGACGACAGAAGCCTTAGGCTCGACAATGTTGTTTTAGCAGATGAGGGAGAATATACATGTGAAGCTGACAATGCAGTTGGAGCAGTAAGTGCAAGCGGATACTTAACCGTCCAtg atCCACCTTCAGTCATATTAAAACCAAGTTCTGTTATAATAGAAAGTGGTTCGACCGCTACATTTACTTGCACATCTACAGGAAAACCTGAGCCAACGATGTTCTGGAGCTTGGAAGGAAACAGAACGGTTATACTACCGGGTACATCACGGGGAAAATATCATGCTTCAAAAATATTAGACGGTGTAACTGTATTCACTgtcaataatacaaataaaaatgatagtGGAAATACAATAGTTTGTTCAGCAGTAAACTTTGCTGGTAGTTCGTTTGTTAGAGGGAAACTAACCGTGACATCAGACGATGACCGCCCGCCACCAATCATAACGAGTGGTCCCTCTAACCAAACGTTACCTATAAAATCGATGGCCATTTTCCCCTGTGCGGCTATAGGCACACCTGAACCAATCATAGCGTGGTACTTTGAAGGAAAAGCTTTGATACAAAATCAAAGAAGAAATATCTCAAACGATGGAACGCTCATTTTAAGAGATTTAGATAAAGTAGACAGTGGGACGTACACCTGTGTTGCTTCGTCGCAGCACGGAAAGTATGTTTGGAGCGGAGTTTTATTAGTCGATAGTCCGACGAATCCAAATATTCATTTCTTTAGGGCGGCTGATACGTCGGCTTTACCAGGTCCTCCAACTAAAccacaaatttataatataacagacACGAGCATAACAATAACATGGaatcagaataataaaattggatcGTCTTCAATTCTGGGCTATCAGGTTGAAATGTTTTCAAGAGAGACCCTTTCAGGAAATAATACTCCTCGCAACTCACGAGGATGGGTTGTTGTTTCAAAGAGAGTTCATCAAACGCACTACATAGTGAAATCATTAATTCCCGGCataacatatatgtttattattagagCGGAAAATTCTCATGGCTTATCAGGACCAAGTCCAACATCAGAAGCCGTAACGGTTGGAGAAGATACAAATCTTCTATGGGAAGGaggaatattttcaaataacacagaatttaaaaagaatatcaTGACTGATAATATCGTAGAACTTATTGAGGCGACACCTATAGATTCGAAAACAATCAAACTTATGtgggaaatattaaatttcttttatttagagggtcttttcatatattttagacCTCTGGACAATAAGACTATAGAATATGAGATGAAAACTATCCTGCATTCCAATGATGTATCAGGATACGAACTAACatctttaagaaaatatatgaagtaTGAGTTCTTTCTTGtgcctttttataaaaaattcgaGGGAAAACCTTCGAATTCCAAAATTGCTCAAACCCTAGATGATG TTCCCGATGGACCTCCAACAAatatagaaatgtttatttataatacaacaacaGTACATTTAAAATGGCAACCACCAGAGCCTAATTTGCAAAACGGAGTAATCATCGGATACAATGTTGTATTAAATTGGTTAGACATACCTGCAAACAAATCAATGGTCGCTATCAACACAACTGTTCATCAAGCTACCAGTTTAATAATGACTAATTTAACTTCAGGCGTTAGTTATTCCGTTCAGATCGCAGCTGAAACTATCGTCGGATTAGGTCCGTTCAGCCAAAAAGTATATCTGAATATAGATTCGCGCTCTGTTGGACTAGACCCATTATCAag atatccAGGTAACGGAGAAGTGTCAATCGTCGCAGGAGATTTTGTAATGGAAACATGGTTTTACTTTTTGATCGGAGCAATTGTTTTGTTCAAAATTGTTATGATCGGTGGAATAATTTACGTAAGAAGGCACAATATTTTTGCGAAGAAGTCTGCACTTCCCAATATTTACG acTCAAACGGAACAAGCTTAGTGActcaaatgaatataaaagcAGCAGTCTCATTATCGCACCCGCTTAGcagttgttataataaaaacacagtAACTAAAACAGAGTCACTTTTGTGGATGGAGAACCAACCGGGCTTATGTATGTCTGGTAGCCAATCAAATCATAGTAAAGATAAGGCTAATTCTGAATATGACAAAGTAGCGCAACAGTTACCGGAATATGCAGAAGTAACAGCTTCAAGAGTTAATGGCAATGAATGGAATACAAGCAAGACCGCAATTTCACCTGCTGCCTATGCTTCAGTTACGCTCGTCGCGAATACTAGACAGTGCGTCAGTTCcttg GGGTGGTTCCCTCCAGGAACCAAAAATGTTGATAATTTTGACAATCGTTATGCACCAGATGAAGAATTATATCCAGCTAGCAACGGTGGCTATTACAATAGGAACGTATACAGTGAAAAATACTTTCAAGGTCATCCGAATgttcttaaattttatgatttaccATCATTAGATAAAACACAAAAAGCTCAAATTAGATATAACCAAAGCTTAGAAGAGAGAAAAGGAGATAAGAATATCAAGACCGACGTAACGCAATCGCTTATTGGTCGAAGTTACGGTGTGAGTTCTCGAAAAAATTCACAATCGGAAACGACGTACAGAGCATTCGGCGAAGAAGAATCGGATGATGAAAATTACGGTGACGACGGTGGTTATGATGAATTACAAGCGATGCAGCCACAACGTCAAAGACCGAAGCATCAATACGAGAGGCCTAACTTTGACAACGATGCTACAAGAACTTTAGCACGCTTGACGTCTTTTAAGCATGGACAAAATGTTTTAAGTGGAACTCAAGGACTTCATGCACCTGTTCCCCCACCACCCGCTCCTCATCCACGGGTTGATTCAGTGACACGGTAG